From Chryseobacterium gallinarum, one genomic window encodes:
- a CDS encoding M48 family metalloprotease codes for MYIQVSEDFKKKSKSAILAIGIFVMVYILLFLFTVLLTAACIGGGILLIIAKPMFLTLMLGIGAAGTGVFIFFFIIKFLFKKHINDRSHLTEITRTQEPALFKMIDEIVEEAGTDFPKKVYLSYDVNASVFYDSSFWSMFLPIKKNLTIGAGLINTTTKQELKAILSHEFGHFSQRSMKVGSYVYNVNQIIFNLVNDDQSYRNSVESWANISGYFSIFAAISMFITQKIQWVLTKMYSFVNIRHLALSREMEFHADEVAAHIAGSLSLEESLLRIELASNSYNNVLTFYESRISKNQASKNIYAEQSFVMNFFAQLNEVEIKHNFPNIKLSESGLFNKSKLVIENQWASHPSHEERITRLRALNIIKEANHEPARNLFRDFEQTEEKLTAKLFSRVKYQKEKINLELNTFKAEFEEQYTNDSFDRVFNSYYNNKNPDFTVDKNQIPKKLSFDDLFSKEKVELVYALIALENDKNTIEAIVNKELALKTFDYDGQKYSASEAHKLLPMLNNAITDVKSQIQQNDSDIYNYFSTGEHGRKNEFIQAYQRLAEFDHQYEEKLSVYTDMSNATVFMSTQTPFDQIKHKFSLMIPFEEKLKNEIRAYLEDGTASVDLNEQDIKDMDYYIQNDLIYFNNNQYLESNIQLLINAMNIYPYLLSRKYFRMKKNLLDIMKEWKISPEMEKVN; via the coding sequence ATGTATATTCAAGTTTCGGAGGATTTTAAAAAGAAAAGTAAATCTGCTATTCTGGCCATTGGCATTTTTGTCATGGTGTATATTCTTTTATTCCTGTTTACCGTCTTATTAACGGCGGCCTGCATAGGTGGAGGAATTTTGCTGATCATTGCCAAACCCATGTTTTTAACTTTAATGCTCGGCATAGGCGCTGCAGGAACAGGTGTTTTCATATTCTTTTTTATCATTAAATTCTTATTCAAAAAACACATTAATGACAGAAGCCATCTTACGGAAATAACCAGAACCCAGGAGCCTGCACTTTTTAAAATGATTGACGAAATTGTAGAAGAAGCCGGAACTGATTTTCCGAAAAAAGTATATCTATCCTATGATGTTAATGCCAGTGTTTTTTATGATTCAAGTTTCTGGAGTATGTTTCTGCCCATCAAAAAGAATCTGACAATTGGGGCGGGATTGATCAATACGACAACAAAACAGGAATTGAAAGCCATCCTATCCCATGAATTCGGGCATTTTTCTCAACGGTCTATGAAAGTGGGAAGCTATGTCTACAATGTAAACCAGATTATTTTTAACCTGGTCAACGATGATCAGTCCTATCGTAATTCTGTGGAAAGCTGGGCGAACATAAGCGGGTACTTTTCTATTTTTGCTGCAATTTCTATGTTTATTACTCAGAAAATCCAATGGGTGCTTACCAAAATGTATTCTTTTGTAAACATCCGCCATTTGGCACTCTCCAGGGAAATGGAGTTTCATGCCGATGAAGTGGCCGCCCATATTGCTGGCTCACTCTCATTGGAAGAATCTCTTTTAAGAATAGAATTAGCCAGCAATTCATATAACAATGTGCTTACTTTTTATGAATCCAGAATTTCAAAAAACCAAGCAAGCAAAAATATTTATGCCGAACAATCTTTTGTGATGAACTTTTTTGCCCAATTGAATGAAGTTGAAATAAAACACAACTTTCCTAATATAAAGCTGTCTGAATCAGGTCTTTTTAACAAATCTAAACTGGTTATAGAGAATCAATGGGCCTCGCATCCTTCCCATGAGGAACGTATCACAAGACTCAGGGCCCTCAATATTATAAAAGAGGCAAACCACGAGCCTGCCAGAAATTTATTCAGAGATTTCGAACAGACAGAAGAAAAGCTTACTGCAAAATTATTTTCAAGGGTAAAATACCAAAAGGAAAAAATTAACCTGGAATTGAATACTTTTAAAGCAGAATTCGAAGAACAGTATACGAACGATTCATTTGACAGGGTTTTCAACAGCTATTACAATAACAAAAACCCTGATTTTACAGTTGATAAAAATCAGATACCCAAAAAACTTTCTTTTGATGATCTTTTCAGCAAAGAAAAGGTAGAGCTGGTCTATGCCCTTATTGCCCTGGAAAACGATAAAAATACCATCGAGGCTATTGTTAATAAAGAATTGGCTTTGAAAACATTTGATTATGACGGTCAAAAATATAGTGCCAGCGAAGCTCATAAGCTGCTTCCTATGTTAAATAACGCTATCACAGATGTAAAGTCCCAGATTCAGCAGAACGATTCTGATATCTACAATTACTTTTCAACAGGAGAACACGGCAGAAAGAATGAATTTATACAAGCTTACCAACGTCTTGCAGAATTTGACCACCAATATGAAGAAAAGCTGAGTGTTTATACTGATATGAGTAATGCAACCGTATTCATGAGTACCCAAACACCATTTGATCAGATTAAACATAAATTCAGTCTTATGATACCTTTTGAGGAAAAGTTAAAAAACGAAATACGGGCTTATCTGGAGGATGGCACAGCATCAGTGGATTTGAATGAGCAGGATATAAAAGACATGGATTATTATATTCAAAATGATTTGATATACTTTAATAATAACCAATACCTCGAATCAAACATACAGCTTCTGATCAATGCTATGAAT